TGATTGCGTTTTGGTGTTGTGCGTTTATTCTTTGaatgattatttgtttttttttttctctttactaTGGTTTTCCGGAATAGTCGTGTATTTGCTGTCAAGACTAATCTTGTGTTGTCATGTTGTAGAGATGGCAGTGTCGGATGGATCACCAACCCCTCAGATGGTTGGGAATGCTTTTGTTGAGCAGTATTACTCTATACTGCATCAGGAGCCAGACCAAGTTCACAGATTTTATCACGAGTCTAGTGTCCTGAGTCGTCCTGAAGAAGACGGTTCCATGACAATGGTGACTACTACTGTGGTAAGTACAAGGGATGGAGTGTTAGTTCTTGCAAGGGCATGTGGAGTTATGTAATTGCAGATTTAGCACGGGCTTAATGCGGTTTGTTTTGAACTACTCTAATTTATCATTTACCAAATTGTAATTGGTGAACTagccattttctttttcttttcaaaatgtgGTTACTTGTATAAacacaaatcaatttaaatatatggaaATCAACTTTGGGTTATCTGCATTTCATGAGAAGTATTgtgccatttttttttttaattttgtagtatattattaattattaccaAGCATAGTCAGCAAGAGAAACTCGGGAGTTTACCCTACTACCACCACTTGCCTAACCTTTAATTTTATAGCTTCTCCTGTCAAAGACCAAAGGAGTATGTAACATTCTTTGAAATCACTGTACCGTGTTAGTTGATCCATGCTGGCAATTCCTTTTTTTAGTGCCCATGCTCATGTTTATCTGAGTTTATTGGGAACACATGCCCAAAtgttgtgttattttatttccttgacTAATATGTATTGTAACAAATGATTTAAAATCCACTGATTCAAATGATATTACTCTTCTATGCTACAGGAAATCAATAAAAAGATACTCTCTCAGGATTACACAAGCTTTAGGGTAGAAATTCTGAGTGCTGATGCCCAACCTTCACACAAGGAAGGCGTAATAGTTGTAGTGACTGGCTGCTTAACTGGAAGTGACAATCTGAAAAGGAAGTTTACTCAGTCCTTTTTCCTAGCTCCACAGGACAAAGGctactttgttttgaatgataTTTTCAGATATATTGACGAGTATAAGTCAGTTGATATTGAGTCTGTGCCTGTGAATGATGCTGATGAGAGTGCTCCAACAGATTCTTTTACCCCTGAGCCTGGTAGATCTTCTGCTTACAACTTCTGGTTATAAATATACCTCCTAGTCCTGTGACTTTCATTTCCTTCTTCTAACATTTTACTTTTTGCTTGTTACAagattcaatattttttttttgtaatttttgattGTGAATAGAGGTCATTCAAGCTGCCGAAGATGTTCCAAATAGCCAAACtactgttgttgatgatgacaTTAGTGTCAGCAAAGATGTCAGCCAGCCACTGGAGAATGGAAAATTATCAGTTGCTGAAAAGATGGTTCCTGTCAATCATGTTAAAGAATCCAGTCACCTGGAACATCATTCACATGCTGAGAAAGCTGCTTCTAGTAACTCACAGGAGGAGACTCCAAAGAAGTCTTTTGCATCAATagtaagttttaattatttgtttttatgcCATCAATGTACTTTTCATAGTGTCTGACCGTATTTCCTTTATGCCAACaatagtaaattttaattatttttgtactcTCATTGTACTTTTTATGGTGTCTGACCATATTTGCATTTATTAATCTTAGGTGAATGCACTGAAAGAAAATGCTGCTCCCTTCCATATGAGGGCTTCCCCTGTGAAAGCTGTAGAACAGCCACGTGTTCTCAGTATACCTGCATCGGAAGCACCAACTCCCAGTGTTGAGAGTCCAACCGAAAAGAACAATGAGAATGGAGGTGGTTCCTATTCTGTGACTAGATTGGTTAATTATGAACTGAGTTTGTGATTATAGTTGATCCAGATGCTATATAACTTTCAAAATCTATGTTTCACAGGCAAGGCTTATGCGATATTTGTTGCAAATTTGCCCATGAATGCCACAGTAGAACAGCTGGAACGTGTTTTCAAGAAATTTGGGCCCATTAAAAGGGATGGAATTCAAGTTAGAAGTAGTAAGGTTAGTCTGTTACAAGCATTGTACTTTCAGTTACTTCCCAAGCGATGATACAATGCTTTGCCCTTCTTTCCAGCAACAGGGATCTTGTTTTGGGTTTGTGGAGTTTGAATCTGCTACTTCAATGCAAAGTGCACTTGAGGTACGGACACATACTTGAAATCTCCCTCTTTAGATTGCTAGGATATCTATTTAGATTTGGATTTGATGAAAATGAGTTTCTTGATGATAATGTTGCCTTCTGTAATTATATGCTTAGCCTTTGCCCATATGGAGGCGTTGTCTTTGAGGTGTTGTAACATGATTCCAAgttca
This genomic stretch from Vigna radiata var. radiata cultivar VC1973A chromosome 7, Vradiata_ver6, whole genome shotgun sequence harbors:
- the LOC106769413 gene encoding putative G3BP-like protein isoform X2, whose product is MAVSDGSPTPQMVGNAFVEQYYSILHQEPDQVHRFYHESSVLSRPEEDGSMTMVTTTVEINKKILSQDYTSFRVEILSADAQPSHKEGVIVVVTGCLTGSDNLKRKFTQSFFLAPQDKGYFVLNDIFRYIDEYKSVDIESVPVNDADESAPTDSFTPEPEVIQAAEDVPNSQTTVVDDDISVSKDVSQPLENGKLSVAEKMVPVNHVKESSHLEHHSHAEKAASSNSQEETPKKSFASIVNALKENAAPFHMRASPVKAVEQPRVLSIPASEAPTPSVESPTEKNNENGGKAYAIFVANLPMNATVEQLERVFKKFGPIKRDGIQVRSSKGSCFGFVEFESATSMQSALEASPPVTLDNRRLSIEERRANSDRGRYSSGRGGYRNDRNDNFRGRGNFGGGGGRGGYGNRNDNFEKRGEFTGRPRGGNNGGGRNNGDVVARSYQNGGKVTRQPVKVQ
- the LOC106769413 gene encoding ras GTPase-activating protein-binding protein 2 isoform X1, with amino-acid sequence MAVSDGSPTPQMVGNAFVEQYYSILHQEPDQVHRFYHESSVLSRPEEDGSMTMVTTTVEINKKILSQDYTSFRVEILSADAQPSHKEGVIVVVTGCLTGSDNLKRKFTQSFFLAPQDKGYFVLNDIFRYIDEYKSVDIESVPVNDADESAPTDSFTPEPEVIQAAEDVPNSQTTVVDDDISVSKDVSQPLENGKLSVAEKMVPVNHVKESSHLEHHSHAEKAASSNSQEETPKKSFASIVNALKENAAPFHMRASPVKAVEQPRVLSIPASEAPTPSVESPTEKNNENGGKAYAIFVANLPMNATVEQLERVFKKFGPIKRDGIQVRSSKQQGSCFGFVEFESATSMQSALEASPPVTLDNRRLSIEERRANSDRGRYSSGRGGYRNDRNDNFRGRGNFGGGGGRGGYGNRNDNFEKRGEFTGRPRGGNNGGGRNNGDVVARSYQNGGKVTRQPVKVQ